The Pelagovum sp. HNIBRBA483 sequence AGCCATCGAAGCTGGATGCCACTGTCCCCGCGACACCCGGCGCATTGAGCAGGATCGACGACGTTGAGCCGCCAAAAATCGCGCCGTAATAGACCCCTGCCAGCAGGATCAGCGCGGCGGACGGATCACCAAGCGTGATCGCGACGGGGATCATGATGGCGATGATCGACATCGGGCCAAGACCCGGTAGCATGCCGATGAATGTACCAATCAGGCAGCCACCGATCACCATCAACAAGTTTTGGATGGAAAAGGCCGTTTGCAGCCCGATCAATAGTCCTTCAAGCATCTCAGACCCCCAAGAAGAACGGCAGAGGCCGCAGGAAGATCCCCAGCACCTCTTGCACCAGATACCAGACCGCGCCTGTGGCCACCAAAGCGACAGGGATCAGGATATGGAATTTGCGCTCGCCGAGAATGGCGGCCCCCAAGACGAGAAATAGCGTTGTTGACGCGAGGAAGCCGATAGGCCGCAGCGCCAGCGCGTATGCTGCCATCAGCGCCAGCAGGAAAAGCGCCTTACCGAGGTGGTAGTCTTGCAGACGACGGTAATCAATGTCGGGAGTTTTCTCTTCGCCGCTGGGCTTTTCCAACCCGAGCAGGATGATCAAGCAAGTGCCCACCGCCAGTACCGAAAGTGCCTTCGGGAAGGTGCTGGGCCAGATCGGGTTGCGCTGCATGAACGGCGGCAACAGATGATCCATCGTAAAGAACGCTGCATAGCCGTAGGCCAGTGCAATCGCGAGAATGATAAGCGCGATCCAGCGATCAAGTGCCATTGGTGTGTCCCCCCTGTTGGTGTTCGGGCCCGACAAGGGGCCCGAACAATTCGTCTCGCGGTAGAAGCTTACAGGAAGCCCAGCTCGCGCATCAGATCGCCGATGACCTTTTCCTGCTCTTCAAGGAAAGCACGGAAATCATCACCCGGGTTGTGGATGTTGACCCAGCCGTTGCGGGCGCGAACGGCTTCCCACTCAGGGGTGTCGTACATCTTGGCAAGCGCCTCTTGGTAGGCGGCGATCTCTTCGTCAGAGAGCGTCGGCGCACCGAAGAAACCACGCCAGTTGATGAAGGTCGTGTCGATGCCTTGCTCCTGCATGGTGGGAGCCGCGTCATAGGCAGGCACACGCTCATCGGAGGTAACGCCGATGATCTTCACTTCGCCAGCTTCCGCCAGTGCAACCGCTTCCGAGAAGCCAGTGGACAGCGCCTTGATTTCGCCCGAGAGCAGTGCGGCCATTGCGTCGCCACCTGCATCATAGGGGATGTACTTAACAGCGGTCGGATCTTCACCCGCGGCTTGGAATGCCATTGCTGCGACGAGGTGATCCATACCACCCGGGACCGAGCCACCGCCAACAGCGGTGCCGCTCATATCAGCGCGGTAGGCATCCAGCAGGCCGGCCATATCGTCAATATCACTATCCGCTTTCACCACCATCGCGGCATAGTCGCCGATGGTGCCAGCGATCAGCGAAAGATCACGGAACGACTGCGGGAAAACGCCAGTCAGCGACCGGATGACGATCGGGGTCGAGTTGACCATCAGCGTGCCGTGGTTCGATTCAGCGTTCTCGATCAGGTAGGCAATCGCCACACCGCCGCCGCCACCGGACATGTTTTCATAAGACGCCGAACCGACGATGCCTGCATTGGTGAGCGCCTCACCCGTGCCGCGCGCGGTTCCGTCCCAGCCGCCACCGGCGCCGCCGGGGATCAGGAAGTGGATGCTGTCGAGCACTTGATGGCCAGCCGCAAAAGCGGAGCCGGACATGGAGACAGCCGCAACAGCGGCGAGAAGGGCGCGACGGCCCATTTTGAATGTCATAAGTTTTCCTCCCATTTGACATCAGCGACCGAAGCCGCCCATGAATTGGGAACCTGACGACGAAAGCTGACACAAACCTGACACCCGCCACAGAAAAGCGAAACGGATGCGATTTCTCCTGATCGAAGACAACGAAGAGCTGGCCGCAGCCGTCGTCGACCGTCTGTCGCTGGACGGGCATGTCGTCGATCACGCGGCTGATCTTTCTACCGCATCCGACTTCACATCCGTCACGTCTTACGATCTGATATTGCTCGATATTATGTTACCTGACGGCGATGGTCGCTCATTTTTGAACAGTCACCGGAACTCGAAAAACAGCACGCCTGTGATCGTCCTGACGGCGCGATCCGAAGTCTCGGATCGGGTTGGGATGCTGGATTCCGGCGCGGATGATTTCATGGTGAAACCCATCGACTTCTCGGAACTTGAGGCCCGCTGTCGGGCAGTCCTGCGGCGGCGTGGTGGCAAATCGACGAACAGAATCACCGTCGGCGATCTGACATTTGATTCCCTCGCTGGCACTCTCGAAACCCCTACCGAAGTGGTCCAGCTGCGCCCCCGAGAACTGCGCCTGATCGAGATTTTAATTAACGCACCCGGGCAGATATTCTCCAAAGGCGCGCTGGTGGACAGGCTGTTTTCCTATGATGAGGATGTCTCGGAAAACGCCATCGAGGTCTATATCGGCCGTCTCCGGCGGCATCTGTCGGCATCGCGCACCGAGATCGTCACGGTGCGCGGGCTTGGCTACAAATTGGACGCTTCATGAGCGTTGCTGTGACCCAAGGCTCGCTGCGGCGAAAGCTGACGATCATGCTGCTTTCTGGCGCAGGTGGGTTGGCGCTGCTGGTCTACTTCGTGGTGCAATCGGTTGCCCGCGAAATCGCACAGGAAAGTCAGGACAACGTGCTCGCTGCATCCGCTTTGTCGATCCTCGATAGCGCGCGGGTCGTCGAAGGCGAGATCACCATCGACTTCCCCTACGCCTCGCTCTCCATGCTCGATACGGTCAGCAACGAAAGGGTTTTTTACCAGATCCAGCTGGATGGAAAGTTCCTGTCCGGTTACGAAGATCTCCCCCAGCCAGAGCCACTTTCCAGCGGGGTGACGCGCTTCGGTTCGGATGCATATTTGGGCGAGGCAGTGCGCATCGCCACCGCCTCACGCGGCCTGTCGACGGATGCGGGTGCCTCCACGCTAGAGGTATCGGTGGCGCAAACGCGCTCCAGCATGAACCAGACCCTTGCCCGCATTTCGCGCATGGCAATGGCTATTGGCGGTGGCTTCTTCTTGGTGGCAGCGCTCCTTTCGCTGTTGATCTCCCGCAGCACGATCCGCCCTCTTGCGCGTCTTGCCGCCTCGGTCACGCGGCGCGGCCCGAAGGATTTGCGCCCTGTTGCCGCGCCGGTTCCCACTGAGATGGCCCCGTTGGTGGATGCGCTCAACACCTTCATGGGCCGCCTGAAGCGCTCGCTTTCACGCTCTGAGGAATTTATCGCCGAAGCGGCACATCGGGTGCGCACGCCCCTTGCCATCGTCCGCACCAAGGCGGAGATCACTTTGCGCCGCGTAGAGAAGCCCGAAAATCGCGCAGCCATCCGCGATATGATCCGCGCCATAGACGAAAGCTCCCGCACAGCGGGGCAGCTTTTGGATCATGCGATGGTGACGTTCCGCGCGGATCATCTCCTCGACGAGGAGATCGACCTTGCCGCGCTGGCCAGCGACACGATCGAGAGCCTGCGGCCTGTCTCGGAACTGAAGGAAATGGAAATCCACGCCTCATTCGACGCCAGCCCGCATATCCGTGGCGATGCGATCTTGTTGCAAAACGCGCTCCGCAACCTGCTCGACAACGCGATCAAATATGCCCCCGCAGGCGGCACGATCCGTGTGCATGTCTCGGCCAGCGACAAGAAATCAATCCTCACCGTGCAGGATACAGGGCCGGGCTTTCCTCAGAACGACCTCGGCCAATTGCGGGACCGTTTCGCGCGCGGAACCAACGCCAGCGGCACCATTGGCTCTGGGCTGGGGCTTACGATCGTTGAAGATGTGGTCAGTGC is a genomic window containing:
- a CDS encoding tripartite tricarboxylate transporter TctB family protein, which produces MALDRWIALIILAIALAYGYAAFFTMDHLLPPFMQRNPIWPSTFPKALSVLAVGTCLIILLGLEKPSGEEKTPDIDYRRLQDYHLGKALFLLALMAAYALALRPIGFLASTTLFLVLGAAILGERKFHILIPVALVATGAVWYLVQEVLGIFLRPLPFFLGV
- a CDS encoding tripartite tricarboxylate transporter substrate binding protein, which encodes MTFKMGRRALLAAVAAVSMSGSAFAAGHQVLDSIHFLIPGGAGGGWDGTARGTGEALTNAGIVGSASYENMSGGGGGVAIAYLIENAESNHGTLMVNSTPIVIRSLTGVFPQSFRDLSLIAGTIGDYAAMVVKADSDIDDMAGLLDAYRADMSGTAVGGGSVPGGMDHLVAAMAFQAAGEDPTAVKYIPYDAGGDAMAALLSGEIKALSTGFSEAVALAEAGEVKIIGVTSDERVPAYDAAPTMQEQGIDTTFINWRGFFGAPTLSDEEIAAYQEALAKMYDTPEWEAVRARNGWVNIHNPGDDFRAFLEEQEKVIGDLMRELGFL
- a CDS encoding sensor histidine kinase produces the protein MSVAVTQGSLRRKLTIMLLSGAGGLALLVYFVVQSVAREIAQESQDNVLAASALSILDSARVVEGEITIDFPYASLSMLDTVSNERVFYQIQLDGKFLSGYEDLPQPEPLSSGVTRFGSDAYLGEAVRIATASRGLSTDAGASTLEVSVAQTRSSMNQTLARISRMAMAIGGGFFLVAALLSLLISRSTIRPLARLAASVTRRGPKDLRPVAAPVPTEMAPLVDALNTFMGRLKRSLSRSEEFIAEAAHRVRTPLAIVRTKAEITLRRVEKPENRAAIRDMIRAIDESSRTAGQLLDHAMVTFRADHLLDEEIDLAALASDTIESLRPVSELKEMEIHASFDASPHIRGDAILLQNALRNLLDNAIKYAPAGGTIRVHVSASDKKSILTVQDTGPGFPQNDLGQLRDRFARGTNASGTIGSGLGLTIVEDVVSAHGGAMTLENSAGGGACVTLSFPLS
- a CDS encoding response regulator transcription factor — protein: MRFLLIEDNEELAAAVVDRLSLDGHVVDHAADLSTASDFTSVTSYDLILLDIMLPDGDGRSFLNSHRNSKNSTPVIVLTARSEVSDRVGMLDSGADDFMVKPIDFSELEARCRAVLRRRGGKSTNRITVGDLTFDSLAGTLETPTEVVQLRPRELRLIEILINAPGQIFSKGALVDRLFSYDEDVSENAIEVYIGRLRRHLSASRTEIVTVRGLGYKLDAS